A genomic window from Anthonomus grandis grandis chromosome 2, icAntGran1.3, whole genome shotgun sequence includes:
- the LOC126750304 gene encoding uncharacterized protein LOC126750304, with product MFNNIEIEKNLFDLSSEEDDSEDEHTNNLLSCMLMADKRKHRFWISNHLVERKQFGEFHKLIPVLSDEQFKNYFRLSRAQFVEIHELIRFEIIKLNTNYRESVTTEERLGVCLRFLATGDSYKTIGYSFRLGERTVSKIVNEVCSSLWSQLQPTFMKMPDQESWKAYELEFRERWQFPKCVGAIDGKHVVIKAPPNSGSSFFNYKKTFSVVLMAIASANYQLIAVDIGSSGRFSDGGIFADSPIGRRLKTNSFNFPEPSLMENYNEYNFPFVLVGDEAFPLMVNLMRPFPRRSLNKENRVFNYRLSRARRVIENTFGILAARFRIYKRPLECKLESIDSIIKATCVLHNYLGTREGRSPNINEEQLGKSLPENQWLPLAHRGVRATAESFAIRQNFCNYFNSDTGRIPWQDKIM from the exons atgtttaataatatagaaattgaaaaGAATCTTTTTGATTTAAGTTCAGAAGAGGATGATTCCGAAGATGAgcatacaaataatttattaagttgtaTGCTTATGGCGGATAAAAGAAAACACAGATTTTGGATATCAAATCATTTAGTAGAGCGAAAACAATTTGGcgaatttcataaattaattccAGTGTTAAGTGATGAgcagtttaaaaattactttaggcTTTCTAGAGCTCAGTTTGTGGAAATTCATGAATTAATaagatttgaaattataaaGCTTAATACGAACTACCGAGAAAGTGTCACAACAGAGGAGCGTTTGGGTGTATGTTTaag atttctagCGACGGGCGATTCCTACAAAACAATTGGATATAGTTTCCGTTTAGGAGAAAGAACTGTCTCAAAGATAGTTAATGAAGTTTGTTCATCCCTTTGGTCCCAGTTGCAACCGACATTCATGAAAATGCCCGACCAAGAGTCTTGGAAAGCCTATGAATTGGAATTTAGAGAACGATGGCAGTTTCCAAAATGTGTCGGTGCTATAGACGGCAAGCATGTGGTTATAAAAGCCCCACCGAATTCAGGTTCatcgttttttaactacaagaAAACTTTTTCTGTAGTATTGATGGCCATAGCAAGTGCCAATTATCAACTGATTGCAGTCGACATTGGGTCATCAGGCAGATTTAGTGACGGGGGAATATTTGCTGATAGTCCTATTGGGCGAAGGTTAAAAACAAATTCGTTTAATTTTCCTGAACCTAGTCTCATGGAAAATTATAATGAATATAATTTTCCCTTCGTATTAGTCGGAGATGAGGCATTTCCGCTCATGGTAAATCTAATGAGACCATTTCCAAGACgatctttaaataaagaaaatcgtgTTTTTAATTATCGCTTGAGCAGAGCTAGACGAGTTATAGAAAATACTTTCGGTATATTGGCAGCAAGATTTCGAATCTATAAACGTCCATTGGAATGCAAATTGGAGAGTATAGATAGCATAATTAAAGCGACCTGTGTTCTACATAATTATTTAGGCACTAGGGAAGGTAGATCGCCTAATATAAATGAAGaacaattaggaaaaagtttGCCTGAAAATCAGTGGTTGCCATTAGCACATAGAGGTGTAAGAGCAACAGCTGAATCTTTTGCCATAAGGCAGAACTTTTGTAACTACTTTAACTCTGACACAGGAAGGATTCCGTGGCaagataaaattatgtaa